The following proteins are encoded in a genomic region of Dokdonia donghaensis DSW-1:
- a CDS encoding bifunctional riboflavin kinase/FAD synthetase — MKTHNSAHTFTSQKGTVVTIGTFDGLHLGHRKIINRINESARANGWESCVLTFFPHPRMVLQKDTSLKLINTIAEREQLLESLDLDHLVIHPFTLDFSRYHAETFVEEILVNSLNAKKVIIGYDHRFGRNRNANIEDLKRFGKTLGFEVEEISKQELEDVAISSTKVRKALVSGNVALANSYLSAPFMLNGVVVKGKSLGRTIGYPTANLEIAEDYKLIPAQGVYVAKAIISGKPVFGMMNIGTNPTVGGEKQTIETYFFDFDEDLYGQQLEIQLLERIREEKTFDTIDELVAAMKTDEAFSRNYIVNLEKSNSQNA, encoded by the coding sequence GTGAAAACTCATAACAGCGCACATACATTTACCTCTCAAAAAGGAACCGTGGTGACTATAGGCACCTTTGATGGCTTGCACCTAGGTCACAGAAAGATTATAAACAGAATAAATGAGAGCGCCCGCGCAAACGGCTGGGAGTCGTGCGTACTTACTTTTTTTCCGCACCCGCGTATGGTGTTACAAAAAGATACCTCGCTCAAGCTTATAAACACCATTGCAGAGCGTGAGCAACTGCTTGAGAGTTTAGACCTTGATCACCTGGTAATACATCCTTTTACACTAGATTTCTCTCGTTATCACGCAGAGACTTTTGTAGAAGAAATACTGGTAAACAGCCTTAATGCAAAAAAAGTGATTATAGGGTATGACCACCGTTTTGGCCGTAATCGTAATGCAAATATTGAAGATCTCAAGCGTTTTGGAAAAACGCTGGGCTTTGAGGTAGAGGAAATCTCAAAACAAGAACTAGAAGATGTAGCCATAAGCTCTACTAAAGTGCGCAAGGCACTAGTAAGTGGTAATGTTGCACTAGCAAATAGTTATCTCAGTGCGCCTTTTATGCTTAATGGAGTTGTGGTAAAAGGTAAAAGCCTAGGTAGAACCATAGGCTACCCCACTGCAAACCTAGAAATAGCCGAAGATTATAAACTCATCCCTGCACAAGGCGTTTATGTAGCAAAAGCAATCATAAGCGGTAAGCCAGTATTCGGGATGATGAATATAGGTACAAACCCTACGGTAGGAGGAGAGAAGCAAACTATAGAGACCTACTTCTTTGATTTTGATGAAGACCTCTATGGGCAACAGCTGGAGATACAACTACTAGAACGTATAAGAGAAGAAAAAACCTTTGATACTATAGATGAACTTGTCGCAGCGATGAAAACTGACGAAGCGTTTTCTCGTAACTACATAGTAAACCTAGAAAAATCAAATTCTCAAAACGCTTAA
- the pth gene encoding aminoacyl-tRNA hydrolase, whose product MLAFFGRLFNKSKEDEAAVDPMKKFLIVGLGNIGPKYENTRHNIGFKVVDAFAKAQETTFETEKLGDIARTRVKGKTVILLKPNTFMNLSGKAIRYWLQQEKVPVENLLVITDDLNLEFGTIRVKTKGSDGGHNGLKDTQAQLNTTKYNRFRFGISDQFSKGRQVDYVLGEWTPDENAALPERLDKASEVIASFVKAGINNTMNAYNGK is encoded by the coding sequence ATGCTCGCTTTTTTTGGAAGACTTTTTAATAAATCTAAAGAAGATGAAGCAGCAGTAGACCCTATGAAAAAATTTCTCATCGTTGGTTTGGGTAACATTGGTCCCAAATATGAAAACACACGTCACAATATAGGTTTTAAAGTAGTAGACGCTTTCGCGAAAGCGCAAGAAACCACCTTTGAAACCGAAAAGCTAGGTGACATCGCACGTACCAGAGTAAAAGGTAAAACAGTAATACTGCTGAAGCCTAATACCTTTATGAATCTAAGTGGTAAAGCCATACGCTACTGGCTACAACAAGAAAAAGTCCCTGTAGAAAACCTACTAGTTATCACAGATGATCTTAACCTAGAGTTTGGAACCATACGTGTAAAAACCAAAGGCTCAGACGGAGGACACAACGGTCTTAAGGATACGCAAGCACAGCTCAATACGACTAAGTATAATAGATTCCGTTTTGGGATAAGTGATCAGTTTTCAAAAGGGAGGCAGGTAGATTATGTGCTAGGTGAGTGGACACCAGACGAGAACGCAGCACTACCAGAACGACTAGATAAAGCCAGCGAGGTCATAGCCTCGTTTGTAAAAGCTGGGATAAATAATACAATGAACGCCTACAACGGAAAATAG
- a CDS encoding 50S ribosomal protein L25/general stress protein Ctc translates to MKSVSIQGSKRESVGKKATKALRNAGLVPCVVYGGDEPLHFSAPELAFKNLVYTPDAHTVEIELDGVTVQAILQDIQFHPVTDRILHIDFYQIFDGKEVTMNIPVHFTGNSKGVRNGGVLRKTNRVLRVKALPKDLPDFLEADITNLKIGNKLYIGELPQENITIMHPDNTVVCQVRTSRTAVVDDEDEDEDDVPSTETSDVAAVKED, encoded by the coding sequence ATGAAATCAGTTTCGATCCAAGGATCTAAAAGAGAAAGCGTAGGCAAGAAAGCTACAAAAGCCTTACGTAATGCTGGACTGGTACCTTGCGTAGTATACGGAGGGGACGAGCCACTACATTTCAGCGCACCAGAACTAGCGTTTAAAAATTTGGTTTACACTCCAGACGCGCACACTGTAGAGATAGAGCTAGACGGTGTAACCGTACAAGCTATATTACAAGACATACAGTTTCACCCGGTAACTGATCGTATCTTACACATAGACTTCTACCAGATTTTTGATGGTAAAGAAGTGACGATGAACATCCCAGTACACTTTACAGGAAACTCTAAAGGTGTTCGTAACGGAGGTGTTTTACGTAAAACAAACCGTGTACTACGTGTGAAAGCACTTCCAAAAGATCTTCCAGATTTTCTTGAGGCAGATATTACAAACCTTAAGATTGGAAACAAGCTTTACATAGGAGAGCTTCCACAAGAAAACATAACAATAATGCACCCAGACAACACAGTTGTATGTCAAGTGAGAACTTCACGTACTGCCGTTGTTGACGATGAGGATGAGGATGAGGATGATGTTCCATCAACAGAGACTAGCGATGTAGCTGCTGTAAAGGAAGATTAA
- a CDS encoding ribose-phosphate pyrophosphokinase, whose protein sequence is MTATAPQPKIFACQQSKPLAEKIAKAFGQPLGNVITSTYSDGEFQPSFEESVRGSRVFIIGSTMPSSDNMMEMLLMLDAAKRASARHITAVIPYFGWARQDRKDKPRVPIAAKLMASLLETAGATRIITMDLHADQIQGFFEKPVDHLFASTIFLPYLKGLGLENLTIASPDMGGSKRAYAYSKAMESDVVICYKQRAKANVISHMELIGSVAGQHVVLVDDMVDTAGTLTKAADLMMEKGALSVRAICTHAILSGNAYDKIENSQLAELIVTDSIPRDHKSDKVKVLTCAPLFADVMHRVNSNTSIASKFIM, encoded by the coding sequence ATGACTGCTACCGCACCGCAACCGAAGATTTTTGCTTGTCAACAAAGCAAGCCACTGGCTGAAAAGATTGCAAAAGCTTTTGGGCAACCATTAGGAAACGTAATCACATCAACATATAGCGACGGTGAGTTTCAGCCTTCTTTTGAAGAGTCTGTACGTGGGTCACGTGTTTTTATTATAGGGAGTACGATGCCATCATCAGATAATATGATGGAAATGTTATTAATGCTAGATGCTGCAAAGCGTGCAAGTGCAAGACACATTACTGCCGTGATACCTTATTTTGGGTGGGCGCGACAAGATCGTAAGGATAAGCCACGTGTGCCTATTGCTGCAAAGCTTATGGCAAGCCTGCTAGAAACAGCAGGTGCTACACGTATTATCACAATGGATTTACACGCAGATCAAATACAAGGATTTTTTGAGAAGCCAGTAGATCATCTATTTGCAAGTACAATTTTCCTTCCTTATTTAAAGGGGTTAGGATTAGAAAATCTTACCATCGCATCACCAGATATGGGAGGTAGTAAGAGAGCTTATGCATATAGTAAAGCAATGGAGAGTGACGTAGTTATTTGTTACAAGCAACGTGCAAAGGCAAATGTTATCTCTCATATGGAGCTTATAGGTAGTGTAGCAGGACAGCACGTAGTACTTGTAGATGATATGGTAGATACTGCCGGAACACTTACAAAGGCTGCAGACCTAATGATGGAAAAAGGAGCATTAAGCGTACGTGCCATATGTACACACGCCATATTAAGTGGTAACGCTTATGATAAAATAGAAAATAGTCAACTGGCAGAATTGATAGTAACAGATTCAATCCCGAGAGACCATAAAAGTGATAAGGTAAAGGTATTAACTTGCGCCCCACTTTTTGCAGATGTAATGCACCGTGTTAATAGTAACACAAGTATCGCATCTAAGTTTATTATGTAA
- a CDS encoding DUF2721 domain-containing protein, with amino-acid sequence MNLTLSIPALLFPAISLTMLAYNARYLAIAALIRNLHASYQETGSEDVRLQVTKLRKRLSIIKNMQAVAIVSFLLAVITMFLIYIDITFWANLVFAVSLVALMTSLILSLIEVQLSTKALSIQLKDMEQ; translated from the coding sequence ATGAATCTTACCTTAAGTATACCGGCTCTTTTGTTTCCTGCAATCTCTTTGACAATGCTTGCATATAACGCTCGCTACCTCGCTATTGCTGCACTTATTAGAAACTTGCACGCCTCTTACCAAGAGACAGGCTCTGAAGATGTGCGGCTTCAAGTAACTAAGTTAAGAAAGCGTCTATCTATCATTAAAAATATGCAGGCGGTGGCGATTGTAAGCTTTCTACTTGCGGTGATAACGATGTTTCTTATTTATATAGATATCACCTTCTGGGCAAACCTAGTGTTTGCTGTAAGTCTGGTTGCTCTTATGACCTCTCTTATACTGTCGCTTATAGAGGTGCAATTATCTACCAAGGCCTTGAGTATACAGCTTAAAGATATGGAGCAATAA
- a CDS encoding ligase-associated DNA damage response exonuclease — translation MKKPLLEFTDKGIYCPPAKVYLDPWKPVDKALITHGHADHSRWGHKQYITHESNVPIISHRLGDINVSGVRFRESVNINNVKFTFHPAGHIPGSSQIRVEHKGEVWVFTGDYKTEVDGVSQPYEPVKCDTFITECTFGLPAFKWTPQAEVMHDINTWWAQNKAEGKCSVLFAYSLGKAQRLLKHLDPSIGKILTHGAIEKMTEVLRPMIDMPATELITRDTKKEDFKGSIVLAPPATHGSTWIRKMVPYATASASGWMAFRGARRRRAIDKGFVLSDHCDWPSLLESIEATGAEKIICTHGYTDIFSRYLRDLGYDARTEVTQYEGELAEGDAKKEEEETSV, via the coding sequence TTGAAAAAGCCACTTCTAGAATTTACAGATAAGGGCATCTATTGCCCGCCCGCAAAGGTCTATCTAGACCCGTGGAAACCTGTAGATAAAGCCCTCATCACACACGGCCACGCAGACCATAGTCGGTGGGGACATAAACAGTACATCACTCACGAGAGCAATGTGCCTATTATTTCTCATAGGTTGGGTGATATTAATGTTTCTGGGGTACGCTTTCGCGAAAGCGTAAACATCAACAATGTAAAATTCACCTTTCATCCCGCTGGTCACATTCCTGGCTCTAGTCAGATACGTGTAGAACACAAGGGCGAAGTGTGGGTATTTACAGGCGATTATAAGACTGAAGTAGATGGTGTCTCTCAACCCTACGAACCCGTAAAATGCGACACTTTCATCACCGAATGCACCTTTGGACTCCCAGCCTTCAAGTGGACACCACAGGCCGAAGTAATGCACGATATAAATACCTGGTGGGCGCAAAACAAAGCTGAAGGGAAGTGCTCTGTACTTTTTGCTTACAGCTTAGGTAAAGCACAACGACTACTCAAACACCTTGATCCAAGTATAGGAAAGATACTCACACACGGCGCTATCGAAAAAATGACCGAAGTATTACGCCCTATGATTGATATGCCAGCAACAGAATTAATCACTAGAGATACCAAAAAGGAAGACTTTAAAGGAAGTATCGTTCTAGCACCACCAGCCACTCACGGCAGTACGTGGATACGCAAGATGGTGCCATATGCAACCGCTAGCGCTAGCGGCTGGATGGCTTTTAGAGGAGCACGTAGGCGTAGAGCAATAGATAAGGGTTTTGTGCTTAGTGATCACTGTGACTGGCCTAGTCTACTAGAAAGCATAGAAGCTACGGGTGCAGAAAAGATTATCTGCACACACGGATACACAGATATATTCTCACGGTATTTACGCGACTTAGGCTATGATGCTCGTACAGAAGTAACACAATATGAAGGCGAATTAGCCGAAGGAGATGCAAAAAAAGAGGAGGAGGAAACTAGCGTATGA
- a CDS encoding ATP-dependent DNA ligase — translation MKLFAALIKTLDSTNKTNEKVKALAHYFKEAPDKDKVWTIAILSHRRPPRPVNTTLLREWASELANIPLWLFEESYHIVGDLAETIALVVPAAKESSDKSLTQFLEEMISLKRKTDEEKKEHLFDNWANLNYYERFVFTKLITGSFRIGVSQKLMTRALSQATDIEEDVLAYKLMGDWKPQTVTFHDLVIEEDASQEFSRPYPFYLAYAVEDEPAALGNVSDFLAEHKWDGIRSQTIFRNGEVFIWSRGEELVTDKYPELEILKEHIPDGTVIDGELLPFYNGQIGTFNDLQARIGRKTVSKKMLKEVPVIIKAYDILEWEGKDLRETAFAKRRSILESLYSNITDKGLPIGISETMEFDSWEAMAQERERSREMRSEGLMIKRKDSPYRVGRKKGDWWKWKVDPLTIDAVLTYAMRGHGRRSNLFTDYTFGLWNEDKTELVTFAKAYSGLTDAEFRKVDNWIKKNTLERFGPVRSVTPHHVFEIAFEGIALSKRHKSGIATRFPRMLRWRHDKKIEDANTLEDLKGMIPSNEAEGQVVKESLPPTK, via the coding sequence ATGAAACTATTTGCAGCACTCATAAAAACCCTTGATTCTACAAATAAGACTAACGAGAAGGTAAAAGCCCTTGCGCATTATTTTAAGGAAGCGCCAGATAAAGACAAGGTGTGGACGATTGCCATCTTATCGCACCGTCGCCCTCCACGACCTGTAAACACAACCTTACTTAGGGAATGGGCAAGCGAGCTGGCTAACATCCCATTATGGCTTTTTGAAGAGAGCTATCACATCGTGGGTGACCTTGCAGAAACGATTGCACTTGTTGTACCCGCTGCTAAGGAGTCATCTGATAAGTCGCTTACACAGTTTCTGGAAGAAATGATTTCGCTTAAGCGAAAAACTGATGAAGAGAAAAAGGAACATCTCTTTGATAACTGGGCAAATCTAAATTATTATGAGCGCTTTGTATTTACAAAACTTATTACAGGAAGTTTTCGCATAGGTGTGAGTCAAAAGTTGATGACGCGCGCATTATCACAAGCGACAGATATAGAAGAAGATGTGCTTGCTTATAAATTAATGGGTGACTGGAAACCGCAAACTGTCACCTTTCACGATCTAGTTATCGAAGAAGATGCAAGTCAAGAGTTTTCTAGACCCTATCCATTTTATCTTGCCTATGCAGTTGAAGATGAACCTGCGGCGTTAGGTAATGTGTCAGACTTTCTTGCCGAACATAAATGGGACGGTATACGCTCACAAACTATTTTTCGAAATGGGGAGGTTTTTATCTGGAGTCGCGGTGAAGAGCTGGTGACAGATAAGTACCCAGAACTGGAGATTCTCAAAGAACACATACCAGACGGAACCGTCATAGATGGTGAGTTACTGCCTTTTTACAATGGCCAGATTGGTACATTTAATGATTTGCAAGCGCGCATAGGGCGTAAGACGGTGAGCAAGAAAATGCTCAAAGAAGTGCCTGTAATTATCAAAGCTTATGATATTCTAGAATGGGAAGGAAAAGACTTGCGTGAAACCGCTTTCGCGAAAAGAAGATCTATACTCGAATCGTTATATAGCAATATAACAGATAAAGGTCTGCCTATTGGTATTTCAGAGACAATGGAGTTTGATAGTTGGGAAGCGATGGCGCAAGAAAGAGAACGCAGTAGAGAGATGCGCTCGGAAGGATTAATGATTAAGCGCAAAGACAGCCCCTATCGCGTAGGTAGAAAAAAAGGCGACTGGTGGAAATGGAAAGTAGATCCGCTCACCATTGATGCTGTGCTCACCTATGCAATGCGTGGTCACGGTAGACGAAGTAATTTATTTACAGATTACACCTTTGGCTTATGGAATGAAGATAAAACCGAGCTCGTTACTTTTGCAAAAGCGTATTCAGGCCTCACAGATGCCGAGTTCAGAAAAGTAGACAACTGGATTAAAAAAAACACGTTAGAACGTTTTGGCCCAGTGAGATCTGTAACTCCGCATCACGTGTTTGAAATTGCCTTTGAAGGTATAGCGTTATCAAAAAGACATAAAAGTGGTATAGCCACGCGTTTTCCAAGGATGCTACGCTGGCGACACGATAAGAAGATAGAAGATGCAAATACACTAGAGGATTTGAAAGGGATGATTCCGAGCAACGAGGCCGAAGGGCAAGTTGTGAAGGAATCTCTTCCGCCCACAAAATAA
- a CDS encoding GIY-YIG nuclease family protein, which translates to MPYYTYILTNKNKTVLYVGATRNLKIRMVQHKTKYYPKSFSAQYNCYNLMYYELFETHNEVLAREKQLKSGNRKRKISLIESKNPDWLDLASSYASLGSEDYLIKEIW; encoded by the coding sequence ATGCCATATTACACTTACATACTAACTAATAAGAATAAAACTGTTCTTTATGTAGGAGCAACTCGCAATCTTAAAATACGAATGGTTCAACATAAGACTAAATATTACCCCAAGTCTTTTAGCGCGCAATACAATTGCTACAACTTGATGTACTACGAATTATTTGAAACGCATAATGAAGTTCTCGCAAGAGAAAAGCAGTTAAAATCTGGCAATAGAAAACGGAAAATTTCATTAATCGAAAGTAAAAATCCTGACTGGTTAGATTTGGCAAGTTCCTACGCTTCGCTTGGAAGTGAAGATTATTTAATAAAAGAAATATGGTAA
- a CDS encoding ligase-associated DNA damage response DEXH box helicase: protein MNNKELLDIANNWFQSQDWKPFPFQKQTWKAFLAGKNGLLNAPTGSGKTYALWFPVVLNYIKKNPDYKTKHKKGLKAIWITPLRSLSNEIELSASRITQDLGTQMTVGIRNGDTPQSERAKQKRSMPDLLITTPESLMLLIASKGYEKVFKNCSAIIIDEWHELLGTKRGVQMELALSRLKTVASDMRIWGISATIGNLEQAREVLLGYESNAFRESVIIKANINKKITVKSIIPDEMETFPWRGHLGLHLLEYVVPIINKSKTTLLFTNTRSQCEIWFQRILAAHPEYAGEIAMHHGSINKETRTWVEGAIRNGSLKAVVCTSSLDLGVDFAPVETIIQIGGPKGVARFLQRAGRSGHSPGKESVIYFLPTHAIELVEASALQRAVKENTVEDRIPYLNSFDVLIQYLVTLAVSDGFLPEDIWPEIQTTFCFQAMTKEQWEWCLNFITMGAQSLQAYDEYKKVEILEDGRFKVNSRMVAMRHRLQIGTIVSDANLVVKYQKGGYIGTIEEFFISKLTRGDVFTFAGRNLEFIRIKNMEVHVRNSSKKTNKVPSWMGGRLTLSSQMSQLLREELYTGNSLSRKRSLEINALEHIFRQQKVESIIPSDEQLLIETFKTRDGYHHVFYPFEGRFVHEAMGSLLGYRLSLLDPITFSLAFNDYGFELLSDQPINIQQLLDNDLFTTAYMHDDLQNSLNATEMARRKFRDIAVISGLVFTGFPNKQIKQKHLQSSSQLFFDVFRDYEADNLLFQQAFTETFEHQLEEGRLQQALERIETQEIVWMDCEQPTPLSFPIITDRLREKLSSEKLADRIKKMTAKLMKKKK, encoded by the coding sequence ATGAATAACAAAGAACTACTCGATATCGCAAATAACTGGTTCCAGTCGCAAGACTGGAAACCTTTTCCGTTTCAAAAACAAACGTGGAAGGCATTTCTTGCGGGTAAAAATGGATTGCTTAATGCGCCTACAGGTAGTGGTAAGACGTATGCACTTTGGTTTCCGGTGGTTCTTAATTACATCAAGAAAAATCCTGATTACAAGACCAAACATAAAAAAGGGCTAAAGGCCATTTGGATTACTCCGCTGCGCTCGCTGTCTAATGAGATTGAGCTTTCGGCTTCTCGCATCACACAAGATCTTGGCACACAGATGACGGTGGGAATACGCAATGGAGATACTCCACAATCTGAGCGTGCAAAGCAAAAGCGTTCTATGCCAGACTTGCTCATCACCACGCCAGAGAGCTTGATGCTTTTGATTGCTTCCAAAGGATATGAGAAGGTTTTTAAAAATTGCTCGGCTATAATTATTGATGAGTGGCACGAACTACTAGGCACTAAGCGAGGCGTCCAGATGGAACTCGCCTTGAGCCGATTGAAAACTGTTGCTTCAGATATGCGTATCTGGGGAATTTCGGCAACGATTGGTAATCTAGAGCAAGCTCGAGAAGTATTGCTGGGTTATGAGAGTAACGCTTTTCGCGAAAGCGTAATTATCAAAGCAAACATCAATAAAAAAATTACTGTTAAGTCTATCATTCCTGATGAGATGGAAACCTTTCCTTGGCGTGGTCATTTGGGATTGCATTTGCTGGAATATGTTGTACCCATCATTAATAAAAGTAAGACTACCTTACTCTTTACAAACACGCGCAGCCAGTGTGAAATCTGGTTTCAGCGCATTCTTGCGGCACATCCTGAGTATGCGGGAGAGATTGCAATGCACCACGGGAGTATCAATAAGGAGACGCGCACGTGGGTTGAGGGCGCCATTCGGAACGGCTCACTCAAGGCGGTGGTTTGTACTTCTAGCCTTGATCTAGGAGTAGACTTTGCGCCTGTTGAAACCATTATCCAAATAGGCGGCCCAAAGGGTGTCGCTCGCTTTTTACAACGTGCTGGGCGATCTGGTCACAGCCCTGGCAAAGAGAGTGTGATTTACTTTTTGCCTACGCACGCCATCGAGCTAGTAGAAGCCTCTGCCTTGCAACGCGCTGTAAAGGAAAATACGGTAGAAGATAGAATCCCGTATCTCAATAGTTTTGACGTACTGATTCAATATCTCGTGACGCTTGCAGTGTCCGACGGATTTTTGCCAGAAGATATCTGGCCCGAGATACAGACTACGTTTTGCTTTCAAGCAATGACAAAAGAGCAATGGGAATGGTGCCTTAATTTTATAACGATGGGTGCGCAATCCCTGCAAGCTTATGATGAGTATAAGAAGGTTGAGATTCTTGAGGACGGCAGATTTAAAGTAAATTCTCGTATGGTGGCAATGCGCCATCGCCTGCAAATAGGGACGATTGTAAGCGATGCAAATCTTGTAGTCAAATATCAAAAAGGTGGTTATATAGGCACCATAGAAGAGTTTTTCATCAGTAAGTTAACGCGTGGTGATGTGTTTACTTTTGCAGGTCGCAACCTAGAGTTTATCCGTATTAAAAATATGGAAGTGCACGTGCGTAACAGCTCAAAGAAAACGAACAAAGTTCCCTCGTGGATGGGCGGTAGGCTCACTTTAAGTAGCCAGATGTCGCAGCTGTTAAGGGAGGAACTGTATACTGGGAATTCGCTTTCGCGAAAGCGGTCTCTAGAGATTAATGCGCTAGAGCATATTTTTAGACAGCAAAAGGTAGAGAGCATCATCCCCAGTGATGAGCAACTGCTCATTGAGACTTTTAAAACGCGCGATGGCTATCATCACGTTTTTTACCCTTTTGAAGGTCGTTTTGTGCACGAAGCTATGGGCAGTTTACTTGGGTATCGCCTTAGTTTGCTAGACCCTATCACATTCTCTCTTGCCTTTAACGACTACGGTTTTGAACTACTTTCAGATCAACCCATAAACATTCAGCAGCTACTAGATAACGATTTATTTACGACGGCATATATGCACGACGACTTACAAAATAGTCTCAATGCTACAGAGATGGCAAGGCGAAAATTTAGAGACATTGCCGTGATTTCTGGGCTTGTTTTTACGGGTTTCCCAAACAAGCAAATCAAACAAAAACACCTGCAAAGTAGTAGTCAGCTGTTTTTTGATGTGTTTCGTGATTATGAGGCAGATAATTTATTATTTCAGCAGGCATTTACAGAGACTTTTGAGCACCAACTAGAAGAAGGCCGTTTACAACAAGCGCTTGAGCGCATAGAGACACAAGAAATTGTGTGGATGGATTGTGAGCAACCTACGCCTTTATCTTTCCCAATAATTACAGACCGCTTACGCGAAAAATTGAGTAGCGAAAAACTAGCCGACAGAATCAAGAAAATGACTGCAAAGTTGATGAAGAAAAAGAAATAA
- a CDS encoding histone deacetylase produces MLKIAFHPIYKHPLPEGHRFPMEKYDLLPKQLVYEGTCDEHNFFEPVQVAHEHILRCHTTEYVENLKALAIDPRAQRKTGFPLSQELVDRELIITQGTIDGCHYALDNGIAMNIAGGTHHAYTDHGEAFCLLNDQAIAARYLQANELAKKILIVDLDVHQGNGTAEIFTGDDSVFTFSMHGKANYPFRKEISDLDIALETDTGDQEYLDILKKTLPTLIKEQQPDFIFYLCGVDILASDKLGKLGCSIEGCKERDRFVLQTCFDLKIPVQCSMGGGYSPDIKVIIDAHANTFRTAQDIYF; encoded by the coding sequence ATGCTCAAAATCGCATTTCACCCCATTTACAAACACCCACTGCCGGAGGGACATCGTTTCCCTATGGAGAAGTATGATTTGCTTCCGAAGCAGTTAGTGTATGAAGGTACTTGCGATGAGCATAATTTTTTTGAGCCTGTACAGGTAGCTCACGAGCATATTTTACGATGTCACACTACAGAATATGTAGAGAATCTCAAAGCGCTAGCTATCGATCCTAGAGCACAGCGAAAAACCGGTTTTCCGCTCTCACAAGAACTTGTAGATCGCGAATTAATCATCACTCAAGGCACCATTGATGGGTGTCACTACGCGCTTGATAATGGTATTGCAATGAATATTGCTGGTGGTACGCACCACGCTTATACAGATCACGGAGAGGCGTTTTGTCTTCTCAACGACCAAGCGATTGCTGCGCGATATTTACAAGCAAACGAGCTTGCGAAAAAGATTCTCATTGTAGACCTCGATGTTCATCAAGGTAACGGTACGGCAGAGATTTTCACAGGTGACGATTCGGTGTTTACGTTTTCTATGCACGGTAAGGCAAACTACCCTTTTAGAAAAGAAATTTCAGATCTTGATATTGCATTAGAGACCGATACAGGTGATCAAGAGTATCTCGATATTCTTAAAAAAACATTGCCAACTCTCATTAAAGAACAACAGCCAGATTTCATCTTCTACCTATGCGGAGTCGATATTTTAGCGAGTGATAAGTTGGGTAAATTGGGGTGTAGTATAGAAGGTTGTAAAGAGCGTGATCGGTTTGTATTACAAACCTGTTTCGATTTAAAAATTCCCGTGCAATGTAGTATGGGCGGCGGCTATTCTCCAGATATAAAAGTAATTATTGACGCGCACGCAAATACCTTTAGAACAGCACAAGATATTTACTTCTAG
- a CDS encoding GIY-YIG nuclease family protein has translation MTSRHARGDKNAFLQIRYIYDLQSIMFTNFYIYITTNQYRTTVYIGVTNNIQRRIGQHYFDSQNEKKSFAGKYNCYELVYYEGFQYAKDAITREKQLKRWSRQKKNQLIETVNPKWESLNNEVF, from the coding sequence GTGACCTCTCGACACGCTCGAGGTGACAAAAATGCTTTCTTACAAATACGCTATATTTATGATTTACAATCTATTATGTTTACCAATTTCTACATCTACATAACTACGAACCAATACCGAACGACTGTATATATAGGCGTAACAAACAATATTCAAAGAAGAATTGGTCAGCACTATTTTGACTCTCAAAATGAGAAAAAATCATTTGCTGGTAAGTACAATTGTTATGAGCTCGTCTACTATGAAGGTTTTCAATATGCAAAAGATGCTATTACCAGAGAGAAACAACTAAAAAGGTGGAGTAGACAAAAGAAAAATCAGCTTATAGAAACTGTTAATCCTAAATGGGAGAGCTTAAATAATGAAGTGTTTTAA